The following proteins are encoded in a genomic region of Peptococcus niger:
- a CDS encoding ECF transporter S component, which yields MKLDTKKLSLYALFIALTCVGTLVVRIPFPLTKGYLNLGDAVLLAAALTLGRTGGLLAGGLGSFLADLLTGYVYAPVTLVVKGLEGFICGIIFERIPTTAGRIIAVAVGAVVMATGYFIFEIILVGLYPAALSYLANLGQGAAGAALAYILSLALERGLRSMNVLPSK from the coding sequence ATGAAACTGGATACGAAGAAATTAAGCTTATATGCCTTATTTATTGCCTTGACCTGTGTTGGGACGCTGGTCGTCCGTATTCCCTTTCCACTGACAAAGGGTTACCTAAACTTGGGCGATGCGGTCCTTTTAGCCGCGGCATTAACGCTGGGACGAACAGGCGGTTTGTTGGCCGGTGGGCTGGGGTCATTTTTGGCAGACCTTTTGACCGGCTATGTGTACGCGCCTGTAACGCTGGTGGTCAAGGGATTGGAAGGGTTTATCTGCGGGATTATTTTTGAGCGCATCCCAACCACCGCTGGGCGAATTATCGCCGTAGCCGTTGGTGCCGTGGTCATGGCAACAGGGTATTTTATTTTTGAAATTATTTTGGTGGGCCTGTATCCAGCAGCCTTGTCCTACTTGGCCAACCTTGGTCAAGGGGCTGCCGGGGCGGCCTTGGCCTACATCTTGTCGCTGGCCTTGGAAAGAGGGCTGCGCAGCATGAATGTCCTGCCGAGTAAGTAA
- a CDS encoding ABC transporter permease: MRKVNNKKVLRRLARAQIRSEGGKNAITIFAIMLTALMLSAIFTLLSGANQAMEMDQFRQVGSIAHGELKNLNDSELEQLRKSTAFKKTGLRVIAGLATNPALQKMQVEVSYMDKTAADWSFTTPDQGQLPREQTNEAVIDEDVLKALGIKPVIGSQIPLELQIGEAVISQTVTLSGTYAHEPGVFVRQVLISHDLVNRLVQQGKLPPDDFTSTGKNQLSVQFSSSRQIEKQLQDAIHNAGYQYKGPDKAHYIDYGVNWGYTQSRLSRFKDPLVGGSLLFIFTVILLCSGLVIYHIFRFSVSDDIHFYGLLKIIGTTPRQLRHVVHLKAVFLSLAGIPPGLALGWALGTILLPKILTLINLKNSIILTANPIIFIASALFTLVTVYTASMGPARLAAKAAPIEAVKFADFQLSTRRRNRHRPLSPIRLGLAHLHSNRKRLVLTAISLALTLWLFANAVNLSNSFSEEKYLAKIPADFIVANGDVFVPAHSISAASLDPEDIKRLQPLLPQGTWGAVYRPSHYAAEMIPEPDLRRLYKSNFGYSDEDLAAYLKGQRPNADGMIANEVQLYGATDFILQKARLLDGNLSSLSNPSQPSVAAIIRTDDYGQPIGKSHRLRVGDQVQLKIGVDKTAEPQTYTVCATLTLPYALTARYQFSEAYLLGAEALLDKDPAAQVHLLAYDCPKKDQPLMEETLKRLTSASSLDYESKANARADFRRLQRTLTLFAGLVVTVIATIAVANFINTILTGLLVRRREFALLRAVGMSQHQLYRMLFAENILTIILAAILALSAFALTNPLITKGINETIWFADWQTSFMPFLFVLPIFLLIAIALPLIGLNRHQGSLTDELKKF, from the coding sequence ATGCGTAAGGTGAATAATAAAAAAGTCCTTCGTCGGCTGGCCCGCGCCCAGATCCGCTCAGAAGGGGGTAAAAATGCCATTACCATTTTTGCCATCATGCTGACCGCCCTCATGCTCTCTGCTATTTTCACCTTACTCAGCGGAGCCAATCAAGCCATGGAGATGGACCAATTCCGCCAAGTCGGAAGCATTGCCCATGGGGAACTGAAAAATCTCAACGATTCGGAACTGGAGCAACTTCGCAAATCGACCGCTTTTAAGAAAACCGGTCTCCGAGTCATTGCCGGCTTAGCCACTAATCCGGCCTTACAAAAAATGCAAGTGGAAGTCTCCTATATGGATAAAACCGCTGCCGACTGGTCCTTCACGACACCGGATCAAGGCCAGCTACCCAGAGAACAAACGAATGAAGCGGTTATTGATGAGGATGTTCTCAAAGCCTTGGGGATTAAACCGGTCATCGGGTCGCAAATTCCCTTGGAGCTGCAAATTGGCGAAGCGGTTATTTCACAAACCGTCACCTTAAGCGGCACCTATGCCCATGAGCCGGGTGTATTTGTTCGACAGGTCCTCATCTCCCATGACCTGGTCAACCGCTTGGTCCAACAGGGGAAGCTGCCACCGGACGATTTTACTTCCACGGGGAAAAATCAACTGAGCGTTCAGTTTTCCTCTTCTCGGCAAATTGAAAAGCAGTTACAAGATGCCATCCATAATGCAGGCTATCAATATAAAGGCCCGGATAAGGCGCATTACATTGATTACGGGGTCAACTGGGGGTATACACAAAGTCGTTTAAGCCGGTTCAAGGATCCGCTTGTAGGCGGTAGCTTGCTGTTTATTTTTACGGTCATCCTGCTTTGCAGCGGCCTGGTGATTTATCATATCTTCCGTTTTTCCGTAAGCGATGACATCCATTTTTATGGACTCTTAAAAATAATCGGCACCACCCCGCGTCAATTGCGGCATGTGGTTCACTTAAAGGCCGTCTTTTTATCCCTAGCCGGAATCCCACCGGGTCTTGCTTTAGGATGGGCCTTGGGCACGATACTCTTGCCGAAAATTCTTACCTTAATCAATTTGAAGAACAGTATCATCTTGACCGCAAACCCGATTATCTTTATCGCATCAGCACTTTTTACCTTAGTGACGGTCTACACGGCCAGCATGGGTCCGGCACGGTTGGCGGCTAAAGCTGCTCCTATTGAAGCAGTTAAGTTTGCAGACTTTCAATTGTCCACCAGACGCCGCAATCGCCACCGTCCCCTGTCGCCTATTCGGCTGGGGCTGGCCCACTTACACAGCAATCGAAAACGGCTTGTACTAACGGCCATCAGCTTGGCCCTCACCCTATGGCTATTTGCCAATGCAGTGAACCTGTCTAATAGCTTTAGCGAAGAAAAATACCTGGCAAAAATACCTGCAGATTTCATCGTGGCGAACGGTGATGTATTTGTTCCTGCGCACAGCATATCGGCTGCATCCTTGGACCCCGAAGATATTAAAAGGCTCCAGCCGCTCTTGCCACAGGGAACCTGGGGTGCCGTCTACCGTCCCAGCCACTACGCTGCGGAAATGATTCCTGAACCAGACCTCCGCCGTCTTTACAAGTCAAACTTCGGCTACAGCGATGAAGATTTGGCCGCTTACCTAAAGGGCCAAAGGCCGAATGCTGATGGCATGATTGCCAATGAAGTTCAGCTTTATGGCGCAACAGACTTTATACTCCAAAAGGCTCGCCTACTGGATGGAAACCTATCCTCCTTAAGCAACCCCTCCCAACCTAGCGTTGCCGCCATCATTCGCACAGATGATTATGGTCAGCCCATCGGAAAAAGTCACCGTCTGCGAGTCGGCGATCAGGTTCAATTAAAAATTGGAGTGGATAAAACGGCGGAGCCGCAGACCTACACAGTCTGTGCCACACTAACCCTACCCTATGCTCTTACGGCCCGCTACCAGTTTTCTGAAGCCTACCTGTTGGGTGCAGAGGCATTGTTAGACAAGGACCCGGCAGCGCAAGTCCACTTACTCGCCTACGACTGTCCTAAAAAAGATCAACCACTGATGGAAGAAACCCTCAAGCGATTAACAAGTGCTTCTTCTTTGGACTACGAAAGCAAGGCCAATGCCCGGGCTGACTTCCGACGCCTCCAAAGAACATTGACCTTATTTGCCGGACTTGTCGTGACCGTTATCGCCACCATTGCTGTTGCCAACTTCATCAACACCATCCTCACCGGATTACTGGTGCGCCGGCGTGAGTTTGCCCTGTTGCGCGCCGTTGGCATGAGCCAGCATCAGCTTTACAGGATGCTTTTTGCGGAAAACATTCTGACCATCATCTTGGCCGCCATCCTAGCCTTATCGGCTTTTGCCTTGACCAATCCTCTTATTACGAAGGGCATCAATGAAACCATCTGGTTTGCCGATTGGCAAACATCCTTTATGCCCTTTCTCTTTGTTTTGCCCATTTTTCTGCTGATTGCCATCGCTCTGCCCTTAATCGGATTAAATCGCCATCAAGGCAGCCTGACAGATGAGCTCAAAAAATTTTGA
- a CDS encoding ABC transporter ATP-binding protein encodes MNRLKTVKLCKTYEHGKHPVHALVNASIQIKAGEFVAIVGTSGSGKSTLLHLLGGLDRPTSGQVLVDDQDLYQLSADERCIFRRRRIGFVFQNYNLLSMLTVYENIRLPLDLDGATADPSYLERLDQLLGLTNLHDRLPGELSGGQAQRVAIARALSAKPAILLADEPTGNLDSRTGQDVLALLALTQHELGQTILMITHNEAAAQLADRILHLEDGRLQEPANA; translated from the coding sequence ATGAATCGATTAAAAACGGTCAAGCTCTGTAAAACTTATGAACACGGCAAACATCCGGTACACGCCTTGGTAAACGCCAGCATTCAGATCAAAGCCGGAGAGTTTGTTGCCATCGTTGGTACATCCGGCAGCGGCAAAAGCACCTTACTGCACCTACTGGGAGGTCTAGACCGTCCCACCTCTGGCCAGGTGCTGGTAGACGATCAAGACCTTTATCAATTATCAGCAGATGAGCGGTGTATTTTCCGACGACGTAGAATTGGCTTTGTCTTTCAAAATTACAACCTTCTATCCATGCTCACCGTATACGAAAATATTCGGCTGCCACTGGATTTAGATGGCGCCACTGCTGATCCCTCTTATCTTGAAAGGCTTGATCAGCTTTTAGGCTTAACCAATTTACACGACCGACTTCCCGGTGAATTATCCGGCGGTCAAGCCCAACGGGTTGCCATCGCCCGTGCCTTGTCCGCCAAGCCGGCCATCCTTTTGGCTGACGAACCCACTGGCAACTTGGACAGCCGCACCGGTCAAGATGTCTTAGCCCTGTTGGCCTTAACCCAACACGAACTGGGTCAAACTATTTTGATGATTACCCATAATGAAGCGGCGGCCCAGTTGGCAGACCGCATTCTGCATTTGGAGGATGGTCGCCTCCAGGAGCCCGCCAATGCGTAA
- a CDS encoding sensor histidine kinase produces the protein MMFNHRTTEKRLTALLDALREGKPYTVEYDESLASALECRLLDIWRAQELQNARLTEEKNRSAALIADIAHQCKTPLANLQLYSELLSESNLSPDAHAHVEALLSQTEKLTFLLEALLKGARLEAGILQTRPERAPLAPLLKGVIKLMQPAAHAKSMTIQVNASEGYAVYDLKWTSEALQNVLDNAIKYSPAGSCIQISVVPLTFYTRIDVIDQGPGVSEKDSAKIFKRFYRSPAVHQLPGVGLGLYLTREILKSQKGYISVKSTQGACFSLYLPATEESV, from the coding sequence ATGATGTTTAACCACAGAACTACTGAAAAGCGTCTCACGGCTCTCCTCGATGCCCTAAGAGAAGGAAAGCCCTATACCGTAGAATACGATGAAAGCCTTGCCTCTGCTCTGGAATGTCGCCTGCTTGACATTTGGCGGGCCCAGGAACTGCAAAACGCCCGCTTAACTGAAGAAAAAAATCGGTCTGCTGCACTGATTGCCGATATTGCCCACCAGTGCAAAACCCCCTTGGCCAATTTACAACTCTATAGCGAACTCTTATCTGAATCCAATTTATCACCTGATGCCCACGCCCATGTGGAAGCCTTATTGTCACAAACAGAAAAGTTGACCTTTCTTTTGGAAGCCCTGTTAAAAGGCGCACGGTTGGAGGCAGGCATTCTTCAAACAAGGCCTGAACGGGCACCGCTTGCCCCTCTTTTAAAAGGAGTCATCAAACTTATGCAGCCCGCTGCCCATGCAAAAAGTATGACCATCCAAGTCAATGCCAGCGAAGGCTATGCCGTCTATGACCTGAAGTGGACAAGCGAGGCCCTGCAAAATGTTTTAGACAACGCAATAAAATATTCACCGGCAGGCAGCTGTATCCAAATTTCCGTCGTCCCGCTGACCTTTTACACCCGCATCGATGTAATCGACCAGGGACCGGGCGTTTCAGAGAAAGACAGTGCCAAAATTTTTAAACGCTTTTATCGCTCGCCTGCTGTCCATCAACTTCCAGGCGTTGGCTTGGGCTTATATCTCACAAGAGAGATTTTGAAATCCCAAAAAGGGTATATTAGCGTGAAATCAACACAAGGTGCTTGTTTTTCACTGTATTTACCGGCAACCGAAGAATCTGTCTAA
- a CDS encoding response regulator transcription factor, whose amino-acid sequence MTHLLIVEDDHLLADGLANALAQDADDIGVASTYVQAVNHLQRQRVDLVLLDIQLPDGSGFDLLPLAQRQAERIICLTANDAEWDIVRALEAGADDYLTKPFSLAVLRARVRTQLRQIMPCRQYKDAHLYLDFNRLVFEAGGVDLPLSGQEIRFLRRLLEENGQVVSRTEFMNLLWPSDHHVSNDNALSMLATRLRRKIEPNSQAPHYIQTVHGQGYLWGGVKNDV is encoded by the coding sequence ATGACCCATTTACTGATTGTTGAAGACGATCACCTGCTGGCAGATGGCTTGGCCAATGCCCTAGCCCAAGACGCCGACGATATTGGTGTGGCAAGTACCTATGTTCAAGCAGTCAATCATTTACAGCGCCAACGGGTAGACCTCGTTTTATTGGACATTCAATTGCCGGATGGCTCCGGCTTTGACCTCTTACCCTTGGCTCAGCGTCAAGCAGAGCGGATTATTTGCTTAACGGCCAATGATGCCGAGTGGGATATTGTAAGGGCCTTAGAAGCCGGTGCCGATGACTACTTAACCAAGCCCTTCAGTCTGGCCGTTTTGCGGGCACGCGTCCGTACCCAATTGCGGCAAATCATGCCCTGTCGTCAATACAAGGATGCCCACCTATACTTAGATTTTAACCGCCTGGTCTTTGAAGCAGGTGGCGTAGACTTACCCCTTAGCGGGCAAGAAATACGTTTCTTGCGCCGACTGCTTGAAGAAAATGGCCAAGTGGTCAGCCGTACAGAATTCATGAACCTGCTTTGGCCAAGCGACCACCATGTCAGCAATGATAATGCCTTATCCATGCTGGCAACCCGACTGCGGCGCAAGATTGAGCCGAATAGCCAGGCGCCACACTATATTCAAACTGTCCATGGGCAAGGCTATCTGTGGGGTGGAGTGAAAAATGATGTTTAA
- the tmk gene encoding dTMP kinase — protein sequence MKTDYKPAFIVFEGIDGSGKSTQVERLSERFTAAGIRHTCHREPTDGPVGQLLRRALAKDIPLDELTLALLFAADRSEHALIIQKELAAGKTVLCDRHLLSSLAYNAPALDGQWVHAINTPIRERIRPDITFLFDLPAEEALTRISARGDAPEHYEKGEVLQQVRARYLHWSEALKDPLLKIDASLPIDEQTDLLCVHLKEVFHYPL from the coding sequence ATGAAAACTGATTACAAGCCGGCTTTTATCGTCTTTGAAGGCATTGACGGCAGCGGAAAATCCACACAAGTTGAGCGTCTGTCAGAGCGGTTCACCGCCGCCGGCATCCGCCACACCTGCCACCGGGAGCCGACCGATGGCCCGGTGGGCCAGTTGTTGCGCCGTGCCCTGGCAAAAGATATTCCGCTGGACGAACTCACCCTGGCCCTGCTTTTTGCAGCCGACCGCAGTGAACATGCCTTAATCATTCAAAAAGAACTGGCCGCCGGAAAAACCGTCCTTTGCGACCGTCACCTGTTAAGCTCCCTGGCCTATAATGCGCCGGCGCTCGACGGCCAATGGGTCCACGCCATCAACACACCCATTCGAGAACGTATCCGCCCAGACATCACCTTTCTTTTTGACCTGCCTGCAGAAGAGGCCTTGACCCGTATCAGCGCCCGGGGCGATGCTCCGGAGCACTACGAAAAAGGAGAGGTCTTACAGCAGGTGCGCGCACGTTATCTACACTGGTCTGAAGCACTGAAAGACCCCTTGCTCAAAATCGATGCAAGCTTACCGATTGATGAGCAAACAGACTTACTCTGTGTGCATTTAAAGGAAGTTTTCCACTATCCCCTGTGA
- the trpS gene encoding tryptophan--tRNA ligase yields MTSPKKRLLTGDRPTGRLHIGHYVGSLQNRVRLQDEYDSFIEIADIQALTTHFKRPELISESIMQVAMDNLSVGLDPNKVTIFLQSQIPSIAEMTIFYSMLVTMNVLRQNPTVKSEAANYGYDDMTYGFFGYPVSQAADITFCGAHLVPVGEDQAPHIELCRKLVRRFNDLYAADAPFLIEPKMLVGDFPRLPGLDGNAKMGKSLGNAIYLSDPEDELRSKVMTAVTDPSRIHKNDPGHPDICVVATYHSVFTKDQYDDICDRCKAGSIGCVACKKELFTSINRLLTPFREKRAYYESHLDEVRDIIQAGNDRANAVGNETSRLMKEAMHLVPHLANEN; encoded by the coding sequence ATGACCAGCCCAAAAAAACGGCTCCTGACCGGTGACCGACCAACCGGTCGGTTGCACATTGGCCATTATGTCGGGAGTCTGCAAAACCGCGTCCGCCTGCAGGATGAATACGACAGCTTTATTGAAATTGCCGATATCCAAGCCTTGACCACCCATTTTAAAAGACCTGAACTGATTTCGGAAAGTATTATGCAAGTGGCCATGGACAACCTGTCCGTTGGCTTGGACCCGAATAAAGTCACCATTTTTCTACAATCACAGATTCCGTCCATTGCAGAGATGACTATTTTTTACTCCATGTTGGTGACCATGAACGTCTTGCGTCAAAATCCAACGGTCAAATCTGAAGCAGCCAATTACGGCTATGACGACATGACCTATGGGTTCTTTGGTTATCCGGTCAGCCAGGCGGCAGACATTACCTTCTGCGGCGCCCATTTGGTGCCGGTTGGCGAAGACCAGGCCCCCCATATTGAACTGTGCCGTAAGTTGGTCCGGCGGTTTAATGACCTGTATGCCGCCGACGCTCCCTTCCTGATTGAGCCGAAAATGCTTGTCGGTGATTTTCCACGCCTGCCCGGCTTGGATGGGAATGCCAAAATGGGTAAAAGTCTGGGCAATGCCATCTATCTTTCGGACCCGGAAGACGAGCTCCGCAGCAAGGTGATGACCGCCGTGACCGACCCGTCCCGCATTCACAAGAATGACCCGGGCCACCCGGATATTTGTGTGGTCGCCACTTACCACAGCGTTTTTACAAAAGACCAGTATGATGATATTTGTGACCGCTGCAAGGCCGGCTCCATCGGTTGCGTCGCCTGCAAAAAAGAACTTTTTACCAGCATTAACCGCTTGCTAACCCCCTTTAGGGAAAAACGGGCTTATTATGAAAGCCATCTAGATGAAGTCCGCGATATCATCCAAGCCGGCAATGACCGCGCCAACGCTGTTGGCAATGAAACGAGCCGCTTGATGAAAGAAGCCATGCACTTGGTTCCCCATTTAGCCAATGAAAACTGA
- a CDS encoding CBS domain-containing protein: MQQTKHQQVIAHIESLPVGEKVSVRQLARELGVSEGTVYRAIKEAENQGYVTSIPKVGTLRIEKNKERTIDTLTYYELSLLLEGSILSGDAHREEVPKTYLVALSADDLDNEHLHPQTMIITDAKQEAIVQAALALKFPLLLANVSHTGEPILAVSDVDQIVISCPYDIFELISLINQTIFERVKRREYVMVSDIMTENPSCLTVDDHIEDYFQLSKQTHHSHFPVVDHDGKLAGIVTARLLANREPYSRIGDAMETNPLLAKPDDLMSYLARLFVLEGTEIVPVVSFDDTLAGVVTRQDIIIALQSTQKQPQFGDTTDIVLLSGFQLSSRSPFVEVSGPVTDFMLDEYGEMSIGSLSSVCAQTATIGCRVMYNAVCQPEVQSVQLYEPIVEGMVIKNMVEVYPKRQGEYLGSVRVVSENNVVLAQSMISLTSRDK, encoded by the coding sequence ATGCAACAGACGAAACATCAGCAGGTCATTGCCCACATCGAGTCCTTGCCCGTGGGAGAAAAAGTTTCCGTTCGGCAGCTGGCACGTGAATTGGGTGTCAGTGAGGGGACGGTTTACCGTGCCATTAAAGAAGCGGAGAATCAAGGGTATGTAACGTCCATTCCAAAAGTCGGCACGCTGCGGATTGAAAAAAATAAAGAGCGTACCATTGATACACTGACCTATTATGAGTTGAGCTTATTATTAGAAGGGAGCATTCTTTCCGGCGATGCGCATCGGGAAGAGGTGCCCAAAACATATCTGGTGGCTCTTTCAGCGGATGATTTGGACAATGAACACTTGCACCCCCAGACCATGATTATTACAGATGCCAAGCAGGAGGCCATTGTCCAGGCAGCTTTGGCGCTTAAGTTTCCGCTTTTACTGGCTAATGTCAGTCATACCGGGGAACCCATCTTAGCCGTATCAGATGTTGACCAGATTGTCATCTCTTGCCCTTATGATATTTTTGAATTGATTTCACTCATCAACCAGACGATTTTTGAACGGGTTAAACGCAGAGAATACGTAATGGTGTCTGATATTATGACGGAAAATCCCTCTTGCTTAACGGTGGACGATCATATTGAAGATTATTTTCAGTTGAGCAAGCAGACCCACCATTCTCACTTTCCGGTAGTAGACCACGATGGAAAATTAGCCGGTATTGTTACGGCGCGTCTTTTGGCCAATCGCGAACCGTATTCACGGATTGGTGATGCGATGGAGACCAATCCACTATTGGCCAAGCCGGATGACTTGATGAGTTACTTGGCGCGGCTTTTTGTACTGGAAGGGACAGAAATTGTACCGGTGGTGTCTTTTGATGATACCTTAGCCGGTGTGGTCACGCGTCAGGACATTATTATCGCCTTACAGAGCACCCAAAAACAACCACAGTTTGGGGATACAACAGATATCGTTTTGCTGAGCGGTTTCCAGCTGTCCAGCCGCAGCCCCTTTGTGGAAGTTTCAGGCCCGGTGACGGATTTTATGTTGGATGAATATGGTGAAATGAGCATCGGTAGTTTGTCTTCCGTTTGTGCTCAGACCGCTACCATCGGTTGTCGTGTGATGTATAATGCGGTTTGCCAGCCGGAAGTGCAAAGTGTGCAGTTATACGAGCCGATTGTCGAAGGCATGGTCATTAAAAATATGGTGGAGGTCTACCCGAAAAGACAGGGCGAGTACTTGGGCAGTGTGCGCGTTGTATCAGAAAATAATGTTGTTTTAGCCCAGTCGATGATTTCATTGACCTCCAGAGATAAATAG
- a CDS encoding GspE/PulE family protein, with product MDDFYQWIGEAYPDQLSAYRQAAGTLADWAEEHLPDNWPEVFRAYYGIPYVDLREETVLPAQEDFQSQLDQGYVWCAFDGGKRLVCASLNSAPASEWPLALGDRALIQAALWAQLAPPQQGRLTEKADIWLDLDHLPPGRDVETLVGHLLSAALAERASDLHLEPGRLLTIRIRQDGLLKPLCRLEGSYGEGVINRIKLAAHMDIGEHVLPLDGQFKLLYRGKRLDVRVASLATRDGEKLVLRFLPEIWQNRSLVSLGYTPEHDAHLRRLARAPHGLIVLSGPTNSGKTTTLYALLNELKDEEKACYTIEDPIEITLPGVNQVQVNPNRDLDFPRALRGILRLDPDVILVGELRDAETAQIAVQAAMTGHLVLTTIHAYEAHAVFHRLLDLGVSRELIASILLAAQCQRLVAARCPHADAGKEPCPLCHDSGEYGQLIVEECWTPDDEDRALMRSGADGARLRRASLTKGFCSMEEDGLKKVAQGQLSPQGLARVFGPEVLHENLQI from the coding sequence ATGGATGATTTTTATCAGTGGATAGGGGAGGCTTATCCGGATCAGCTTTCAGCTTATCGGCAAGCGGCGGGCACCTTGGCCGATTGGGCAGAGGAGCACTTGCCGGATAATTGGCCGGAGGTGTTCCGGGCCTATTACGGCATTCCGTATGTAGACCTACGCGAAGAAACGGTATTACCGGCTCAAGAGGATTTTCAGTCCCAGCTTGATCAAGGCTATGTCTGGTGTGCCTTTGATGGGGGAAAAAGGCTGGTTTGTGCCTCCCTAAACTCAGCTCCGGCTTCGGAATGGCCCTTGGCCTTGGGCGATCGTGCTTTGATTCAGGCGGCCTTGTGGGCGCAGCTGGCGCCGCCACAGCAGGGCCGGCTGACGGAAAAAGCGGACATTTGGTTGGATTTGGACCATTTGCCGCCGGGACGAGATGTGGAAACGCTGGTTGGCCATCTTTTATCGGCCGCTTTAGCAGAACGGGCGTCAGACCTTCATCTTGAACCGGGGCGGCTGTTGACCATTCGCATCCGGCAAGACGGCTTATTAAAGCCTTTGTGCAGGCTGGAAGGCAGCTATGGCGAAGGGGTCATTAACCGGATTAAACTGGCTGCGCATATGGATATTGGCGAGCATGTTCTACCGTTGGATGGTCAGTTTAAGCTGCTTTATCGGGGGAAAAGGTTGGATGTGCGGGTGGCGTCTTTGGCCACACGTGATGGTGAAAAACTGGTGCTCCGCTTTTTGCCGGAAATTTGGCAGAATCGGTCACTGGTATCCTTGGGCTACACGCCGGAGCACGATGCGCACTTGCGCCGGTTGGCCCGTGCGCCGCATGGCCTGATCGTTTTAAGCGGTCCGACGAATAGTGGTAAGACAACGACCCTGTACGCCTTGTTAAATGAGTTGAAAGATGAGGAGAAGGCTTGTTATACCATTGAGGATCCTATAGAAATTACCCTGCCCGGTGTCAATCAGGTCCAGGTAAATCCAAACCGGGACTTGGATTTTCCGCGGGCTTTACGGGGCATTTTGCGGTTGGATCCGGATGTGATTTTGGTTGGTGAATTGCGCGATGCTGAAACGGCACAGATTGCCGTACAAGCGGCGATGACCGGGCACTTGGTATTGACCACCATTCACGCTTACGAGGCTCATGCGGTTTTTCATCGCTTGCTTGATTTAGGGGTTTCACGTGAGCTCATCGCATCTATTTTGCTGGCGGCTCAATGCCAGCGGTTGGTGGCAGCCCGCTGCCCTCATGCGGATGCGGGCAAGGAGCCCTGTCCGCTGTGCCACGATAGCGGTGAATATGGTCAACTGATTGTAGAGGAGTGCTGGACGCCGGATGATGAGGACCGGGCGCTCATGCGGTCAGGCGCTGATGGTGCCCGATTGAGAAGGGCTTCTTTGACGAAGGGCTTTTGCAGCATGGAAGAAGATGGGCTGAAAAAAGTTGCTCAAGGGCAGCTGAGCCCTCAAGGATTGGCCAGGGTTTTCGGGCCGGAGGTGCTTCATGAAAACCTTCAAATATGA